In the bacterium SCSIO 12741 genome, CCTATGAGATCTCCGCTTTCGCCGTATTGGCCATCGAGGCAGTCCACGAATTTTTGAGCAGCCTGTTTCGGACCTTGTGCAAATCCTAAGGACTGCATCAATGGGAAACCGATATTTTCCATCACAAAACGCTTGGGTTGAGGTACTTGGGCGAGACCATTCGTTCCTGCCGTTAGTCCGGGTGAAAACCAGACATAGGTATGCTCGGTATCCACCAGAGAAAGCTTTTGAACCAGGAGAGCACTCATAAACTTGGATACACCTAAGGCATTGATGTCGGCGTACTTGTCTCCACCCTTAAAGATGTAAGAGTTGAATTCATCAACCGATCTAAACACGGGTTTTTCAATCAATCCTTTAACTCCACGAGCTCCTTCTCCTCCGGCAAAAACGATTCGAGCCTGCGGAGCAAGTAACCCCTCTTTTTTCAAGGCCTTCACGGTAAGATAAGCCCCGAATACATTCTGGTAAATCGTTTTTTCAATGGGTTTTCCAGCGCCATAGATGAACTGAAAATCTTGGCTTACAATCATTCCCCCGGATTGCAGAAACACAATATCGAAGGGTTTGGAAGCGGGGAGCGATCTCACGGCCACATTGATGGAGGTATCATCATTCATA is a window encoding:
- a CDS encoding SDR family NAD(P)-dependent oxidoreductase, encoding MIKDASILITGANGGIGLETVKLLVKQGAGRIALACRTVEKARKAIAEIADPGTTELEPYGGFDMNDDTSINVAVRSLPASKPFDIVFLQSGGMIVSQDFQFIYGAGKPIEKTIYQNVFGAYLTVKALKKEGLLAPQARIVFAGGEGARGVKGLIEKPVFRSVDEFNSYIFKGGDKYADINALGVSKFMSALLVQKLSLVDTEHTYVWFSPGLTAGTNGLAQVPQPKRFVMENIGFPLMQSLGFAQGPKQAAQKFVDCLDGQYGESGDLIGAPEGKALGALVDQKPMNEGLTNHQFRDTFWEIVTSKCGTL